Proteins encoded in a region of the Drosophila gunungcola strain Sukarami chromosome 3L unlocalized genomic scaffold, Dgunungcola_SK_2 000005F, whole genome shotgun sequence genome:
- the LOC128259111 gene encoding girdin isoform X3: protein MAGTATATPMEIDEFINGALVSWLESCLPRAELLAGYTSLLDGHIIHSVWLQIDPEPQNNPSELNDLNGKSLSIARAKNFECIVRNLKSLFEEELGQTILVLPDAFTLGHHPESRNGLDQMKTLLTLLLGAAVQCPNKELFIARIKELDLQTQHAIVALIKQVTDSHSLVLTEDSLERLTPQSMYTHILRLTKERDLMYLKWIDLACVETEMAASENLVECGQGVGVPRSPSNGTATSTPSSSSNSESNHLAVECADLRSKNRKLRQELEEKSENLLELREELDDKKAHFDKLRQESQEWFTEAKRAAAYRDEVDILRERAERADRLEVEVQKYREKLGDSDFYKSRVEELREDNRVLLESKEMLEEQLQRYRKRSEHAITLESEIIKYKQKLNDMALDRDVDRSKLEELLEENAQLQLVARNLNSTMDLDKSFSENEDDCNSGDNSLSEQLTNNAQTRALKLELENRRLTAALEQLKESSFHESTSKMLELEKEKKKLSLKSEQMQENIQRLTQQNVELESVFKNALEENKKLQDAVDNRQKSYDRQSLEREADRQKLSDAEQQVETLNKEKQRIQTLNESIQRRADDLERLAESKTKELEQYSEKSKQYEQTKQKLYEIEAKVSTFERENASLLKEVSKLKEGSEQKSVQLDESINRLDVQSKELQKLGKALEESEQEHQKLIELEKQNQELVSQRNIDQEMISTLRNDLVTGTLVTKKVRHNLEKLGLADEEPGELNVEHVVEKLVRNPETFKTVREIMLTVTREQQQEEQQQQSDMCVLCHRQEIFTVEKNIELAAAAPVPAPAPAQPSSQELRFEHKLRLSPARESAELTRIKDSNTQLQTENARLSVDVAALGSQITSLNTQHVALQLANSQLAAEKDTLLKDIDSLQQEHKHALQDQVTLQCLHDQLSAEYESLNKDKEQLKAAVRDLRQELRDTREQQSVLEQRIEELTSQNNNMKTCSEDLSILRTEHSKLTDDFRNLFATSDRFKNEYKNIQEQYKMVRMEHSSLKLQNTELSGELNTKSDQVRHLQVEYSKVQQRCEMLIQNNAELDSERKALMDNVSQLLSQYQELLAISLEDKKHFHEEEKNYTERVHSLKRQKEKLEEKIMEHYKKSETTVHKKKPFASMLVRRVKKASSDLMNKVPSRNRRSWVDDARTNSQFVIGSESGGNESDNSNEEPLSIASDTHLLQRNVPLRQSLQRDLLDNSIQRGGVVRSSLQAQKRTDLNNSRRNSVHGSLEAPDVTGSSLTLGTAGSRRTVYLIDEHQKLPDGSTAPQPQSSSGNPATPTPAEPQTPQKSASESNAPVGPATFLMYNRINTTIGGASTSGDQTPLLQASGSVSGSQTPLQDDKSARKRTEDKSNSICILE, encoded by the exons atggctgGAACCGCGACCGCGACGCCAATGGAAATCGACGAATTCATAAATGGAGCACTCGTTTCTTGG CTGGAGTCATGTCTGCCACGTGCCGAGCTCCTAGCGGGATACACTTCTCTGCTGGACGGGCACATAATCCACAGCGTCTGGCTGCAGATCGATCCGGAGCCGCAGAATAATCCCAGTGAGCTGAATGATTTAAATGGGAAATCCCTGAGCATCGCTAGGGCCAAGAACTTTGAATGCATCGTAAGGAATCTCAAGTCCCTGTTCGAAGAGGAACTGGGACAGACTATTCTCGTCCTGCCAGATGCCTTCACCCTGGGCCATCATCCGGAGAGCAGAAACGGCTTGGATCAGATGAAAACCCTGCTCACACTGTTACTCGGTGCAGCTGTGCAATGTCCCAACAAGGAGCTGTTTATTGCCCGCATCAAGGAACTTGATCTGCAGACGCAGCATGCCATTGTGGCACTGATCAAACAGGTTACGGATAGCCACAGTCTAGTGCTCACGGAGGACTCCCTGGAGCGCCTGACGCCGCAGAGCATGTACACACATATTTTGCGGCTCACCAAGGAGCGAGATCTCATGTATCTCAAGTGGATCGATTTGGCCTGCGTGGAGACGGAAATGGCAGCCAGCGAAAATCTGGTGGAGTGCGGCCAGGGAGTTGGCGTTCCACGTTCCCCTTCAAATGGCACGGCCACCTCAACACCCTCATCCTCTTCCAACTCGGAGAGTAATCACCTGGCCGTGGAGTGTGCAGATTTGCGTTCCAAAAACCGAAAGCTACGTCAGGAACT CGAGGAAAAGTCCGAAAATCTCTTGGAGCTGCGCGAGGAGCTGGATGACAAGAAGGCGCACTTCGACAAGCTGCGCCAGGAGAGCCAGGAATGGTTCACGGAGGCCAAGCGGGCAGCTGCCTATCGCGACGAGGTGGACATCCTTCGGGAGCGGGCCGAACGAGCTGATCGACTGGAGGTGGAAGTTCAGAAGTATCGTGAGAAACTTGGCGACTCCGATTTTTACAAATCCCGCGTTGAAGAGCTACGCGAGGATAACCGCGTCCTTCTAGAATCAAA AGAAATGttggaggagcagctgcagcgcTATCGCAAAAGGTCTGAGCACGCCATTACCCTGGAGTCCGAGATTATCAAATACAAGCAAAAACTCAATGATATGGCTCTGGATCGAGACGTAGATCGCTCCAAGCTGGAGGAGCTGCTTGAGGAGAATGCGCAACTGCAACTGGTGGCCAGGAATCTTAACTCCACGATGGATCTGGATAAGTCCTTCTCCGAAAACGAAGACGACTGCAACTCGGGCGATAACAGCCTGTCCGAACAGCTAACGAACAATGCCCAAACCCGTGCCCTCAAATTGGAGCTGGAGAACCGTCGCTTGACTGCCGCCTTGGAGCAGCTAAAAGAAAGCAGTTTCCACGAATCCACCAGCAAGATGTTAGAACTggagaaagaaaagaaaaagctCTCACTAAAATCCGAGCAGATGCAAGAAAACATTCAGCGACTGACTCAACAGAATGTGGAACTCGAAAGCGTCTTTAAAAATGCTTTGGAGGAAAACAAGAAACTGCAGGATGCTGTGGATAATCGCCAGAAGAGCTATGATCGTCAAAGTCTGGAGCGCGAAGCTGACCGTCAGAAGCTGTCCGACGCAGAGCAACAAGTGGAAACTTTGAACAAGGAAAAACAACGCATCCAAACTCTAAACGAAAGCATTCAGCGAAGAGCCGACGATCTTGAACGACTGGCGGAGAGCAAGACAAAGGAACTAGAGCAGTACTCGgaaaaatccaagcaatacGAGCAGACCAAACAGAAGCTCTACGAGATTGAGGCCAAGGTCTCCACATTTGAGCGCGAGAATGCCAGCCTGCTGAAAGAGGTGTCCAAACTGAAGGAGGGAAGCGAGCAAAAGTCTGTGCAGCTGGACGAGAGCATCAATCGTCTGGATGTACAGAGCAAGGAGCTTCAAAAACTGGGCAAGGCACTCGAAGAATCAGAGCAAGAGCATCAGAAGCTCATTGAGTTAGAGAAGCAAAATCAAGAGCTAGTTTCGCAGCGCAACATTGATCAGGAGATGATAAGCACACTGCGCAATGACCTCGTTACTGGTACTTTGGTCACAAAGAAGGTGCGCCACAACTTGGAGAAATTGGGACTGGCGGACGAAGAACCTGGTGAACTTAATGTAGAGCATGTGGTGGAGAAGCTGGTGCGCAATCCGGAGACCTTTAAAACGGTGCGTGAAATTATGCTAACCGTAACACGGGAGCAGCaacaggaggagcagcagcaacagtcgGACATGTGTGTGCTGTGCCACCGCCAGGAGATCTTCACGGTGGAGAAGAACATTGAACTGGCCGCCGCTGCTCCAGTGCCCGCTCCTGCTCCAGCGCAACCTTCTTCCCAGGAACTTCGGTTCGAGCACAAGCTGCGACTCAGTCCGGCAAGAGAATCCGCCGAGCTGACGCGCATCAAGGATTCCAATACTCAACTGCAGACGGAGAATGCTCGACTCAGTGTGGATGTGGCTGCTTTGGGCTCACAAATCACTTCCCTAAACACGCAGCATGTAGCCCTTCAGCTGGCCAACTCGCAGCTCGCTGCCGAAAAGGATACTCTACTCAAAGATATCGATTCTCTGCAGCAGGAGCACAAGCATGCGCTGCAGGATCAGGTTACTTTGCAGTGCCTACACGATCAGCTCTCCGCGGAGTACGAATCGCTGAACAAGGACAAGGAGCAGCTGAAGGCGGCAGTGCGGGATTTGCGACAGGAGTTGCGCGACACCCGCGAACAACAGTCGGTATTGGAGCAACGCATCGAGGAGTTGACCTCGCAGAACAACAACATGAAGACCTGCAGCGAGGACTTGTCCATCCTGCGCACCGAGCACTCCAAGCTAACCGACGACTTCCGCAATCTCTTCGCCACCAGTGATCGCTTCAAGAACGAGTACAAGAACATCCAGGAGCAGTACAAGATGGTGCGCATGGAGCACTCGAGCCTCAAGCTACAAAACACCGAGCTCTCCGGCGAACTGAACACCAAGAGCGACCAAGTGCGTCACCTGCAGGTGGAGTACAGCAAGGTTCAGCAGCGTTGCGAG ATGTTGATTCAAAACAATGCTGAACTGGATTCGGAGCGCAAGGCACTGATGGACAACGTGTCGCAGCTGCTCTCGCAGTATCAGGAACTTTTGGCCATATCCCTGGAGGACAAGAAGCACTTCCACGAGGAGGAGAAGAACTACACCGAACGGGTGCACAGCCTGAAGCGGCAGAAGGAGAAGCTGGAGGAGAAAATCATGGAGCACTACAAAAAGTCAGAGACCACAGTGCACAAGAA AAAACCTTTTGCCAGCATGCTGGTTAGGAGAGTGAAGAAGGCCAGCTCGGATCTGATGAACAAAGTGCCCAGTCGG AACCGTCGCTCCTGGGTAGATGATGCCCGTACAAATTCACAGTTTGTGATCGGTTCCGAGTCCGGCGGCAATGAGTCCGACAACAGCAACGAGGAGCCACTGTCCATTGCCTCGGACACGCATCTCCTCCAGCGGAATGTCCCGCTCCGCCAGAGTCTGCAGCG GGATTTGCTGGATAACTCGATCCAACGCGGCGGAGTCGTGCGCAGTAGCCTGCAGGCTCAGAAACGTACGGATTTGAATAACTCACGTAGAAATAGCGTGCACGG CAGTCTTGAAGCGCCAGATGTGACGGGCAGTAGTTTGACGCTTGGCACAGCCGGTTCCCGACGCACTGTTTATCTAATCGACGAGCACCAGAAGCTACCCGACGGCTCCACTGCCCCACAGCCGCAGTCCAGCTCCGGCAACCCAGCAACTCCCACGCCAGCAGAACCCCAGACGCCCCAGAAGAGTGCCTCGGAAAGCAATGCCCCCGTGGGGCCGGCCACTTTCCTCATGTACAACCGCATAAACACTACGATTGGAGGAGCCTCGACCAGCGGCGACCAGACTCCACTGCTGCAGGCCAGCGGCAGCGTCTCCGGATCCCAAACACCCTTGCAGGATGACAAGTCGGCGAGGAAACGAACCGAGGACAAGAGCAATAGCATCTG TATTTTAGAATGA
- the LOC128259111 gene encoding girdin isoform X5, which translates to MAGTATATPMEIDEFINGALVSWLESCLPRAELLAGYTSLLDGHIIHSVWLQIDPEPQNNPSELNDLNGKSLSIARAKNFECIVRNLKSLFEEELGQTILVLPDAFTLGHHPESRNGLDQMKTLLTLLLGAAVQCPNKELFIARIKELDLQTQHAIVALIKQVTDSHSLVLTEDSLERLTPQSMYTHILRLTKERDLMYLKWIDLACVETEMAASENLVECGQGVGVPRSPSNGTATSTPSSSSNSESNHLAVECADLRSKNRKLRQELEEKSENLLELREELDDKKAHFDKLRQESQEWFTEAKRAAAYRDEVDILRERAERADRLEVEVQKYREKLGDSDFYKSRVEELREDNRVLLESKEMLEEQLQRYRKRSEHAITLESEIIKYKQKLNDMALDRDVDRSKLEELLEENAQLQLVARNLNSTMDLDKSFSENEDDCNSGDNSLSEQLTNNAQTRALKLELENRRLTAALEQLKESSFHESTSKMLELEKEKKKLSLKSEQMQENIQRLTQQNVELESVFKNALEENKKLQDAVDNRQKSYDRQSLEREADRQKLSDAEQQVETLNKEKQRIQTLNESIQRRADDLERLAESKTKELEQYSEKSKQYEQTKQKLYEIEAKVSTFERENASLLKEVSKLKEGSEQKSVQLDESINRLDVQSKELQKLGKALEESEQEHQKLIELEKQNQELVSQRNIDQEMISTLRNDLVTGTLVTKKVRHNLEKLGLADEEPGELNVEHVVEKLVRNPETFKTVREIMLTVTREQQQEEQQQQSDMCVLCHRQEIFTVEKNIELAAAAPVPAPAPAQPSSQELRFEHKLRLSPARESAELTRIKDSNTQLQTENARLSVDVAALGSQITSLNTQHVALQLANSQLAAEKDTLLKDIDSLQQEHKHALQDQVTLQCLHDQLSAEYESLNKDKEQLKAAVRDLRQELRDTREQQSVLEQRIEELTSQNNNMKTCSEDLSILRTEHSKLTDDFRNLFATSDRFKNEYKNIQEQYKMVRMEHSSLKLQNTELSGELNTKSDQVRHLQVEYSKVQQRCEMLIQNNAELDSERKALMDNVSQLLSQYQELLAISLEDKKHFHEEEKNYTERVHSLKRQKEKLEEKIMEHYKKSETTVHKKKPFASMLVRRVKKASSDLMNKVPSRNRRSWVDDARTNSQFVIGSESGGNESDNSNEEPLSIASDTHLLQRNVPLRQSLQRSLEAPDVTGSSLTLGTAGSRRTVYLIDEHQKLPDGSTAPQPQSSSGNPATPTPAEPQTPQKSASESNAPVGPATFLMYNRINTTIGGASTSGDQTPLLQASGSVSGSQTPLQDDKSARKRTEDKSNSIWYEYGCV; encoded by the exons atggctgGAACCGCGACCGCGACGCCAATGGAAATCGACGAATTCATAAATGGAGCACTCGTTTCTTGG CTGGAGTCATGTCTGCCACGTGCCGAGCTCCTAGCGGGATACACTTCTCTGCTGGACGGGCACATAATCCACAGCGTCTGGCTGCAGATCGATCCGGAGCCGCAGAATAATCCCAGTGAGCTGAATGATTTAAATGGGAAATCCCTGAGCATCGCTAGGGCCAAGAACTTTGAATGCATCGTAAGGAATCTCAAGTCCCTGTTCGAAGAGGAACTGGGACAGACTATTCTCGTCCTGCCAGATGCCTTCACCCTGGGCCATCATCCGGAGAGCAGAAACGGCTTGGATCAGATGAAAACCCTGCTCACACTGTTACTCGGTGCAGCTGTGCAATGTCCCAACAAGGAGCTGTTTATTGCCCGCATCAAGGAACTTGATCTGCAGACGCAGCATGCCATTGTGGCACTGATCAAACAGGTTACGGATAGCCACAGTCTAGTGCTCACGGAGGACTCCCTGGAGCGCCTGACGCCGCAGAGCATGTACACACATATTTTGCGGCTCACCAAGGAGCGAGATCTCATGTATCTCAAGTGGATCGATTTGGCCTGCGTGGAGACGGAAATGGCAGCCAGCGAAAATCTGGTGGAGTGCGGCCAGGGAGTTGGCGTTCCACGTTCCCCTTCAAATGGCACGGCCACCTCAACACCCTCATCCTCTTCCAACTCGGAGAGTAATCACCTGGCCGTGGAGTGTGCAGATTTGCGTTCCAAAAACCGAAAGCTACGTCAGGAACT CGAGGAAAAGTCCGAAAATCTCTTGGAGCTGCGCGAGGAGCTGGATGACAAGAAGGCGCACTTCGACAAGCTGCGCCAGGAGAGCCAGGAATGGTTCACGGAGGCCAAGCGGGCAGCTGCCTATCGCGACGAGGTGGACATCCTTCGGGAGCGGGCCGAACGAGCTGATCGACTGGAGGTGGAAGTTCAGAAGTATCGTGAGAAACTTGGCGACTCCGATTTTTACAAATCCCGCGTTGAAGAGCTACGCGAGGATAACCGCGTCCTTCTAGAATCAAA AGAAATGttggaggagcagctgcagcgcTATCGCAAAAGGTCTGAGCACGCCATTACCCTGGAGTCCGAGATTATCAAATACAAGCAAAAACTCAATGATATGGCTCTGGATCGAGACGTAGATCGCTCCAAGCTGGAGGAGCTGCTTGAGGAGAATGCGCAACTGCAACTGGTGGCCAGGAATCTTAACTCCACGATGGATCTGGATAAGTCCTTCTCCGAAAACGAAGACGACTGCAACTCGGGCGATAACAGCCTGTCCGAACAGCTAACGAACAATGCCCAAACCCGTGCCCTCAAATTGGAGCTGGAGAACCGTCGCTTGACTGCCGCCTTGGAGCAGCTAAAAGAAAGCAGTTTCCACGAATCCACCAGCAAGATGTTAGAACTggagaaagaaaagaaaaagctCTCACTAAAATCCGAGCAGATGCAAGAAAACATTCAGCGACTGACTCAACAGAATGTGGAACTCGAAAGCGTCTTTAAAAATGCTTTGGAGGAAAACAAGAAACTGCAGGATGCTGTGGATAATCGCCAGAAGAGCTATGATCGTCAAAGTCTGGAGCGCGAAGCTGACCGTCAGAAGCTGTCCGACGCAGAGCAACAAGTGGAAACTTTGAACAAGGAAAAACAACGCATCCAAACTCTAAACGAAAGCATTCAGCGAAGAGCCGACGATCTTGAACGACTGGCGGAGAGCAAGACAAAGGAACTAGAGCAGTACTCGgaaaaatccaagcaatacGAGCAGACCAAACAGAAGCTCTACGAGATTGAGGCCAAGGTCTCCACATTTGAGCGCGAGAATGCCAGCCTGCTGAAAGAGGTGTCCAAACTGAAGGAGGGAAGCGAGCAAAAGTCTGTGCAGCTGGACGAGAGCATCAATCGTCTGGATGTACAGAGCAAGGAGCTTCAAAAACTGGGCAAGGCACTCGAAGAATCAGAGCAAGAGCATCAGAAGCTCATTGAGTTAGAGAAGCAAAATCAAGAGCTAGTTTCGCAGCGCAACATTGATCAGGAGATGATAAGCACACTGCGCAATGACCTCGTTACTGGTACTTTGGTCACAAAGAAGGTGCGCCACAACTTGGAGAAATTGGGACTGGCGGACGAAGAACCTGGTGAACTTAATGTAGAGCATGTGGTGGAGAAGCTGGTGCGCAATCCGGAGACCTTTAAAACGGTGCGTGAAATTATGCTAACCGTAACACGGGAGCAGCaacaggaggagcagcagcaacagtcgGACATGTGTGTGCTGTGCCACCGCCAGGAGATCTTCACGGTGGAGAAGAACATTGAACTGGCCGCCGCTGCTCCAGTGCCCGCTCCTGCTCCAGCGCAACCTTCTTCCCAGGAACTTCGGTTCGAGCACAAGCTGCGACTCAGTCCGGCAAGAGAATCCGCCGAGCTGACGCGCATCAAGGATTCCAATACTCAACTGCAGACGGAGAATGCTCGACTCAGTGTGGATGTGGCTGCTTTGGGCTCACAAATCACTTCCCTAAACACGCAGCATGTAGCCCTTCAGCTGGCCAACTCGCAGCTCGCTGCCGAAAAGGATACTCTACTCAAAGATATCGATTCTCTGCAGCAGGAGCACAAGCATGCGCTGCAGGATCAGGTTACTTTGCAGTGCCTACACGATCAGCTCTCCGCGGAGTACGAATCGCTGAACAAGGACAAGGAGCAGCTGAAGGCGGCAGTGCGGGATTTGCGACAGGAGTTGCGCGACACCCGCGAACAACAGTCGGTATTGGAGCAACGCATCGAGGAGTTGACCTCGCAGAACAACAACATGAAGACCTGCAGCGAGGACTTGTCCATCCTGCGCACCGAGCACTCCAAGCTAACCGACGACTTCCGCAATCTCTTCGCCACCAGTGATCGCTTCAAGAACGAGTACAAGAACATCCAGGAGCAGTACAAGATGGTGCGCATGGAGCACTCGAGCCTCAAGCTACAAAACACCGAGCTCTCCGGCGAACTGAACACCAAGAGCGACCAAGTGCGTCACCTGCAGGTGGAGTACAGCAAGGTTCAGCAGCGTTGCGAG ATGTTGATTCAAAACAATGCTGAACTGGATTCGGAGCGCAAGGCACTGATGGACAACGTGTCGCAGCTGCTCTCGCAGTATCAGGAACTTTTGGCCATATCCCTGGAGGACAAGAAGCACTTCCACGAGGAGGAGAAGAACTACACCGAACGGGTGCACAGCCTGAAGCGGCAGAAGGAGAAGCTGGAGGAGAAAATCATGGAGCACTACAAAAAGTCAGAGACCACAGTGCACAAGAA AAAACCTTTTGCCAGCATGCTGGTTAGGAGAGTGAAGAAGGCCAGCTCGGATCTGATGAACAAAGTGCCCAGTCGG AACCGTCGCTCCTGGGTAGATGATGCCCGTACAAATTCACAGTTTGTGATCGGTTCCGAGTCCGGCGGCAATGAGTCCGACAACAGCAACGAGGAGCCACTGTCCATTGCCTCGGACACGCATCTCCTCCAGCGGAATGTCCCGCTCCGCCAGAGTCTGCAGCG CAGTCTTGAAGCGCCAGATGTGACGGGCAGTAGTTTGACGCTTGGCACAGCCGGTTCCCGACGCACTGTTTATCTAATCGACGAGCACCAGAAGCTACCCGACGGCTCCACTGCCCCACAGCCGCAGTCCAGCTCCGGCAACCCAGCAACTCCCACGCCAGCAGAACCCCAGACGCCCCAGAAGAGTGCCTCGGAAAGCAATGCCCCCGTGGGGCCGGCCACTTTCCTCATGTACAACCGCATAAACACTACGATTGGAGGAGCCTCGACCAGCGGCGACCAGACTCCACTGCTGCAGGCCAGCGGCAGCGTCTCCGGATCCCAAACACCCTTGCAGGATGACAAGTCGGCGAGGAAACGAACCGAGGACAAGAGCAATAGCATCTGGTATGAGTACGGCTGCGTCTAG